Proteins encoded together in one Kwoniella shandongensis chromosome 3, complete sequence window:
- a CDS encoding RuvB-like helicase 1: MSAPAATPAPAAAASSSSTAPQPQSGVIITQPPPPSTLRESRIATHSHIKGLGLADDGTAMDFSQGFVGQKMAREALGLHLSLLKLGRHSGRPLLLVGPPGTGKTALALALSQELGSKVPFCAMVGSEVYSGEVKKTEVLGSCFRRAIGLRIKETKEVYEGEVTELTPSEAENPLSGYGKTISHVIVGLKTVKGTKQLRLDPSVYEAIQKERVVVGDVIYIEANTGAVKRVGRSDAYASEYDLEAEEYVPLPKGDVHKRKELVQDVTLHDLDMANARPQGGQDIMSVMGQLVKGGRTEVTDKLRREINKVVDRYIEQGVAELVPGVLFIDEVHMLDMECFTYLNRALESPMSPYVVLASNRGISTIRGTEYDGPAGSSSTGIRSPHGLPIDLLDRCMIVKTALYSRDEIRKVVEMRCKVEGIVVGSEALDKLADEGEKSSLRFALQLLSPAGILARGKGKIEVGVEDIEELGELFLDAKRSTGVLRDLESSEKVY, from the exons ATGTCCGCTCCCGCCGCCACCCCCGCCCCCGCCGCCGctgcatcctcctcctccacagcGCCCCAACCCCAATCAGGCGTAATCATCACCCAACCTCCCCCACCCTCCACCCTTCGCGAATCACGAATAGCGACCCACTCGCATATCAAAGGATTAGGTCTCGCAGACGATGGAACAGCGATGGACTTCTCGCAAGGTTTCGTCGGACAGAAGATGGCAAGAGAGGCACTTGGGTTGCATTTGAGTTTGTTGAAGTTGGGTAGACATTCAGGTAGACCTTTGTTATTGGTCGGACCGCCAGGTAcgggcaag accgctctcgctctcgccctGAGTCAAGAGCTCGGATCAAAAGTCCCATTCTGCGCAATGGTCGGTTCAGAAGTATACTCTggtgaagtgaagaagacagaAGTGCTCGGCAGTTGTTTCCGAAGAGCTATCG GCCTCCGAATCaaagagacgaaagaagtCTACGAAGGCGAAGTGACCGAACTTACCCCCTCTGAAGCTGAGAACCCTCTATCCGGCTATGGAAAGACCATCTCGCACGTCATTGTCGGCTTGAAAACCGTCAAGGGTACAAAACAACTTCGACTCGATCCATCAGTCTACGAAGCTATTCAGAAAGAACGAGTAGTGGTCGGCGATGTGATTTACATCGAAGCCAACACTGGTGCCGTGAAGCGAGTTGGAAGATCCGATGCCTATGCGTCAGAATACGATCTGGAAGCGGAGGAGTACGTCCCTTTACCGAAGGGGGACGTGCATAAGAGGAAAGAGCTGGTTCAGGATGTCACACTGCACGATTTGGATATGGCGAATGCTAGACCGCAAGGTGGTCAGGATATCATGAGCGTCATGGGACAGTTGgtgaaaggtggaaggacaGAAGTGACGGATAAattgagaagagagatcaACAAGGTCGTCGATCGATATATCGAACAAGGCGTCGCAGAGCTCGTCCCAGGTGTTCTGTTCAtcgatgag GTTCACATGCTCGACATGGAATGTTTCACCTACCTGAACCGAGCTCTCGAATCACCAATGTCACCTTACGTCGTTCTCGCTTCCAACCGTGGAATCTCCACTATCCGAGGAACGGAATACGACGGCCCCGCCGGCTCCTCGTCTACCGGAATCCGATCACCTCATGGTCTACCTAtcgatctccttgatcgaTGTATGATCGTCAAGACTGCCCTTTACTCGCGAGACGAAATACGCAAAGTCGTCGAAATGCGATGTAAAGTCGAAGGAATCGTCGTCGGTTCCGAAGCTCTTGATAAACTGGCggatgaaggggagaaaTCGAGTTTGAGATTCGCGCTACAACTTTTGAGTCCGGCAGGGATCTTGGCgagaggaaaagggaagattgaggtgggagtggaggatATCGAAGAGCTGGGAGAACTGTTCTTGGACGCTAAGAGATCGACGGGTGTGTTGAGAGACTTGGAAAGTAGCGAAAAGGTGTATTGA